In one window of Flavobacterium ginsengisoli DNA:
- the menA gene encoding 1,4-dihydroxy-2-naphthoate octaprenyltransferase, which produces MKHWIEAARLRTLPLSVSGIIVGSIYALSNPTETINTPTEVFSWKVFGFALLTTLGLQVLSNFANDYGDGVKGTDNADRVGPQRAIQSGVITPQAMKKAIIITSFLTLLSAIILIYFAFGKDNFGYSIFFLLLGIATIISAIRYTVGNSAYGYRGFGDLFVFIFFGLVSTLGVNFLYAKEVEPLLILPAVAIGLLSVGVLNLNNMRDQESDKKSGKNTIVVQIGAQKAKNYHFFLIITAMILVVVFAILSDYNFDQYLFLLAYIPLTKHLITVYKNQDPKLLDPELKKLALSTFLLSILLTVCMISLISDIIVNLFLGGR; this is translated from the coding sequence ACATTGGATTGAAGCCGCAAGATTGCGCACATTACCTTTATCAGTTTCCGGAATTATAGTTGGAAGTATTTACGCTTTATCAAATCCAACAGAAACCATTAACACTCCAACAGAAGTATTTAGCTGGAAAGTTTTTGGTTTTGCTCTATTGACAACACTGGGATTACAGGTTTTATCCAATTTTGCAAATGACTATGGCGATGGAGTAAAAGGTACTGACAATGCTGATCGAGTAGGGCCACAACGTGCTATTCAGAGCGGTGTAATTACCCCTCAAGCAATGAAAAAAGCCATTATTATTACTTCATTTTTGACTTTATTATCTGCAATTATATTAATTTATTTTGCATTCGGAAAAGACAATTTCGGGTATTCAATCTTTTTTCTATTGTTAGGAATCGCGACTATTATTTCTGCAATTCGCTACACAGTTGGTAATTCTGCCTACGGATATAGAGGTTTTGGAGATTTATTTGTTTTCATTTTCTTCGGATTAGTGAGTACTTTGGGCGTAAACTTTTTATATGCAAAAGAAGTAGAACCGCTTTTAATTCTTCCAGCTGTTGCAATCGGATTATTGAGTGTTGGGGTTTTAAATCTTAACAATATGCGCGATCAGGAATCTGATAAAAAATCGGGTAAAAACACTATTGTAGTGCAAATTGGAGCTCAAAAAGCTAAAAATTACCACTTCTTCTTGATTATTACAGCAATGATTTTGGTGGTTGTATTTGCTATTTTAAGCGATTATAACTTTGACCAATACTTGTTTTTATTGGCATATATCCCGTTGACCAAACATTTAATCACGGTTTACAAAAATCAAGATCCAAAATTATTAGATCCAGAATTAAAAAAACTAGCATTAAGCACGTTCTTGCTTTCTATATTACTTACAGTATGCATGATTTCTTTGATTTCAGACATTATTGTAAACCTCTTTTTAGGAGGAAGATAA
- a CDS encoding metal-dependent hydrolase, whose amino-acid sequence MKITYYGHASLGIEVGGKHIIVDPFITGNPQVATINLSTIKADYILLTHAHADHVLDVEAIAKNTNAVIISNAEIASHYAKKGFNSHPMNHGGSWKFDFGKVKYVNAIHSSSFPDGSYGGNPGGFVIEGEHKNIYIAGDTALTYDMKLIPLRTKLDLVILPIGNNFTMDVEDAIIASDFVECDKVLGYHYDTFGYIEINHEEAIRKFFDKGKDLMLLPIGDSIEL is encoded by the coding sequence ATGAAAATTACATACTACGGACACGCTTCATTAGGAATTGAAGTAGGAGGAAAACACATTATTGTAGACCCATTTATTACCGGAAATCCACAAGTCGCTACAATCAATCTGAGCACTATCAAAGCAGATTATATTTTATTGACGCATGCACACGCTGATCACGTTTTGGATGTTGAAGCTATTGCAAAAAATACAAATGCAGTTATTATTTCTAATGCAGAAATTGCAAGCCATTATGCTAAAAAAGGATTCAATTCGCATCCAATGAATCACGGAGGAAGCTGGAAATTTGATTTCGGAAAAGTAAAATATGTAAATGCAATTCACTCAAGCAGTTTTCCTGACGGTTCTTACGGAGGAAATCCTGGAGGTTTTGTAATTGAAGGCGAACATAAAAACATCTATATCGCTGGAGATACAGCTTTGACTTACGACATGAAATTGATTCCGCTTCGCACAAAACTAGATTTAGTTATTCTTCCGATCGGAAATAACTTTACAATGGATGTTGAAGATGCTATTATCGCTTCAGATTTTGTAGAATGCGACAAAGTTTTAGGATACCACTATGATACTTTTGGTTATATTGAAATCAATCATGAAGAAGCAATTCGCAAATTTTTCGATAAAGGAAAAGATTTAATGCTTTTACCTATAGGAGATTCGATCGAATTATAA